One region of Zingiber officinale cultivar Zhangliang chromosome 7B, Zo_v1.1, whole genome shotgun sequence genomic DNA includes:
- the LOC122006969 gene encoding uncharacterized protein At1g76660-like isoform X1 has protein sequence MAENSNGGPESIRDVGESPAESINAVEATDIMSVEPRLLPQERQSRWGGCFCGLTCFGSQKRGKRIVPASQIPDVNASSSHINGHQSAGFSNENTTLNLSILAPPSSPASFTNSRLPSTAQSPNCFLSMSANSPGGPSLTMFATGPYAHETQLVSPPAFSTFTTEPSTAPLTPPPELAHLTTPSSPDVPFARFLLSSLDIRSAVKGNGVPYLSSNYAVGSYVPADYPIYPGSPSSSLISPASGTPRTGLSSPFPESGTPRQWDASASAQDSPCFRNGVSKLFGHNSATTRDFILCPDSSFFYPATSAQFHLDQALQTVAHTGGRLSVSKEADAYSSGGNRHNKACKQDVEEIEAYRASFGFSADEIITTQHYVEVSDTLEESFTMSLLSNSQTGNKHCPTNGCNEYDKKVSNSLDPISSKQLTAPLEGGVDCESDHGRMQAGPKLNKHSQDTSPLVYENTDTDGGEGRKCRAPADHQLYKRAQSFSDAEVDYRRARSLRETNAILAWHDMLN, from the exons CAGAGTAGATGGGGAGGTTGCTTCTGTGGATTGACATGTTTTGGGTCACAAAAGAGAGGCAAACGAATAGTTCCAGCATCCCAAATTCCAGATGTGAATGCATCATCTAGTCATATAAATGGCCATCAGTCTGCTGGATTCTCCAATGAAAACACAACTCTGAACTTATCTATTCTTGCCCCACCTTCATCTCCAGCTTCTTTCACAAACTCTCGACTCCCTTCCACAGCCCAATCACCAAATTGTTTCTTGTCCATGTCAGCTAATTCTCCTGGAGGACCATCATTAACCATGTTTGCAACTGGCCCATATGCTCATGAAACTCAATTGGTCTCACCTCCTGCGTTCTCTACCTTTACAACAGAGCCTTCAACTGCGCCATTGACCCCTCCACCTGAACTTGCTCACCTTACAACTCCATCATCCCCAGATGTTCCTTTTGCACGGTTTCTTCTCTCATCTCTGGATATTAGAAGTGCCGTGAAAGGGAATGGAGTGCCTTATTTGTCATCTAATTATGCTGTTGGAAGTTATGTCCCAGCAGATTATCCAATTTATCCTGGAAGTCCTTCTAGTAGTCTTATATCACCTGCTTCTGGAACTCCACGAACTGGTCTATCATCTCCTTTCCCTGAGAGTGGTACTCCCAGACAGTGGGATGCTTCTGCATCTGCACAGGATTCACCATGTTTCAGAAATGGGGTATCAAAGTTGTTTGGGCATAATTCAGCTACAACCAGAGATTTTATTCTGTGTCCGGACTCCAGCTTTTTCTATCCTGCAACATCTGCACAGTTTCACTTGGACCAGGCACTGCAAACGGTTGCTCACACTGGTGGGAGACTTAGTGTTTCCAAGGAAGCAGATGCTTATTCCAGTGGTGGAAACAGACACAATAAAGCTTGCAAACAGGATGTAGAAGAGATTGAAGCTTACAGAGCATCATTTGGATTCAGTGCAGATGAAATCATCACAACACAACATTATGTTGAGGTATCGGATACTTTAGAAGAGTCCTTTACCATGTCTCTGCTTTCAAATAGTCAAACTGGAAATAAGCACTGCCCTACTAATGGATGCAATGAGTACGATAAAAAGGTCTCTAACTCACTTGATCCTATAAGTTCAAAGCAACTGACAGCTCCGCTTGAAGGTGGAGTTGATTGTGAATCTGATCACGGAAGGATGCAAGCAG GTCCTAAGCTAAACAAACATTCACAAGATACCTCTCCTTTAGTTTATGAGAACACTGACACAGATGGTGGTGAAGGAAGAAAGTGTAGGGCGCCAGCAGATCACCAGCTTTATAAGCGAGCACAGTCGTTCTCTGATGCAGAAGTTGATTATAGAAGAGCTAGAAGTTTGAGAGAAACCAACGCCATACTGGCCTGGCACGA
- the LOC122006969 gene encoding uncharacterized protein At1g76660-like isoform X2 — MAENSNGGPESIRDVGESPAESINAVEATDIMSVEPRLLPQERSRWGGCFCGLTCFGSQKRGKRIVPASQIPDVNASSSHINGHQSAGFSNENTTLNLSILAPPSSPASFTNSRLPSTAQSPNCFLSMSANSPGGPSLTMFATGPYAHETQLVSPPAFSTFTTEPSTAPLTPPPELAHLTTPSSPDVPFARFLLSSLDIRSAVKGNGVPYLSSNYAVGSYVPADYPIYPGSPSSSLISPASGTPRTGLSSPFPESGTPRQWDASASAQDSPCFRNGVSKLFGHNSATTRDFILCPDSSFFYPATSAQFHLDQALQTVAHTGGRLSVSKEADAYSSGGNRHNKACKQDVEEIEAYRASFGFSADEIITTQHYVEVSDTLEESFTMSLLSNSQTGNKHCPTNGCNEYDKKVSNSLDPISSKQLTAPLEGGVDCESDHGRMQAGPKLNKHSQDTSPLVYENTDTDGGEGRKCRAPADHQLYKRAQSFSDAEVDYRRARSLRETNAILAWHDMLN; from the exons AGTAGATGGGGAGGTTGCTTCTGTGGATTGACATGTTTTGGGTCACAAAAGAGAGGCAAACGAATAGTTCCAGCATCCCAAATTCCAGATGTGAATGCATCATCTAGTCATATAAATGGCCATCAGTCTGCTGGATTCTCCAATGAAAACACAACTCTGAACTTATCTATTCTTGCCCCACCTTCATCTCCAGCTTCTTTCACAAACTCTCGACTCCCTTCCACAGCCCAATCACCAAATTGTTTCTTGTCCATGTCAGCTAATTCTCCTGGAGGACCATCATTAACCATGTTTGCAACTGGCCCATATGCTCATGAAACTCAATTGGTCTCACCTCCTGCGTTCTCTACCTTTACAACAGAGCCTTCAACTGCGCCATTGACCCCTCCACCTGAACTTGCTCACCTTACAACTCCATCATCCCCAGATGTTCCTTTTGCACGGTTTCTTCTCTCATCTCTGGATATTAGAAGTGCCGTGAAAGGGAATGGAGTGCCTTATTTGTCATCTAATTATGCTGTTGGAAGTTATGTCCCAGCAGATTATCCAATTTATCCTGGAAGTCCTTCTAGTAGTCTTATATCACCTGCTTCTGGAACTCCACGAACTGGTCTATCATCTCCTTTCCCTGAGAGTGGTACTCCCAGACAGTGGGATGCTTCTGCATCTGCACAGGATTCACCATGTTTCAGAAATGGGGTATCAAAGTTGTTTGGGCATAATTCAGCTACAACCAGAGATTTTATTCTGTGTCCGGACTCCAGCTTTTTCTATCCTGCAACATCTGCACAGTTTCACTTGGACCAGGCACTGCAAACGGTTGCTCACACTGGTGGGAGACTTAGTGTTTCCAAGGAAGCAGATGCTTATTCCAGTGGTGGAAACAGACACAATAAAGCTTGCAAACAGGATGTAGAAGAGATTGAAGCTTACAGAGCATCATTTGGATTCAGTGCAGATGAAATCATCACAACACAACATTATGTTGAGGTATCGGATACTTTAGAAGAGTCCTTTACCATGTCTCTGCTTTCAAATAGTCAAACTGGAAATAAGCACTGCCCTACTAATGGATGCAATGAGTACGATAAAAAGGTCTCTAACTCACTTGATCCTATAAGTTCAAAGCAACTGACAGCTCCGCTTGAAGGTGGAGTTGATTGTGAATCTGATCACGGAAGGATGCAAGCAG GTCCTAAGCTAAACAAACATTCACAAGATACCTCTCCTTTAGTTTATGAGAACACTGACACAGATGGTGGTGAAGGAAGAAAGTGTAGGGCGCCAGCAGATCACCAGCTTTATAAGCGAGCACAGTCGTTCTCTGATGCAGAAGTTGATTATAGAAGAGCTAGAAGTTTGAGAGAAACCAACGCCATACTGGCCTGGCACGA